Proteins encoded by one window of Micromonospora coxensis:
- a CDS encoding pectate lyase, producing MRSTQNRLRRGWAAVGALALAATLVGGLGPAATAAPSATDTVAQPAPAAAQAAPSAQLASWPSPKGSQKVNSTIKVSGTLDGGLKRYYGIGDGGQGESQDAMFELAAGATLKNVIIGAPAGDGVHCEGNCTLINVWWEDVGEDAATFRGGSAYTVDGGGARSASDKVFQHNGSGTVTIKNFQVENAGKLYRACGNCSQSFQRHVVLQNVTAKKVKSIVGINSNWGDTARFSNITVLDDKKKKTKICTRFEGVKKGKEPKELGSGPDSKHCLYKESDISWR from the coding sequence GTGCGCTCCACACAGAACCGTCTACGGCGAGGATGGGCAGCCGTCGGCGCTCTCGCCCTCGCCGCGACCCTCGTCGGGGGCCTCGGCCCCGCGGCGACCGCGGCACCGTCGGCGACCGACACGGTGGCGCAGCCCGCGCCCGCCGCCGCCCAGGCCGCGCCGAGCGCGCAGCTGGCGTCCTGGCCGTCGCCCAAGGGCAGCCAGAAAGTCAACTCCACCATCAAGGTCTCCGGCACCCTCGACGGTGGCCTGAAGCGTTACTACGGCATCGGTGACGGCGGCCAGGGCGAGAGCCAGGACGCGATGTTCGAGTTGGCCGCCGGTGCCACCCTGAAGAACGTGATCATCGGCGCCCCGGCCGGTGACGGCGTGCACTGCGAGGGCAACTGCACCCTGATCAACGTCTGGTGGGAGGACGTCGGAGAGGACGCGGCGACCTTCCGCGGTGGCAGCGCGTACACGGTGGACGGCGGCGGGGCCCGCTCGGCCAGCGACAAGGTGTTCCAGCACAACGGCTCCGGCACGGTGACCATCAAGAACTTCCAGGTGGAGAACGCCGGCAAGCTCTACCGGGCCTGCGGCAACTGCTCCCAGTCCTTCCAGCGGCACGTGGTGCTCCAGAACGTGACCGCGAAGAAGGTGAAGAGCATCGTCGGGATCAACTCCAACTGGGGCGACACCGCCCGGTTCTCCAACATCACGGTGCTGGACGACAAGAAGAAGAAGACGAAGATCTGCACCCGATTCGAGGGCGTCAAGAAGGGCAAGGAGCCGAAGGAACTGGGCTCCGGCCCGGACTCGAAGCACTGCCTCTACAAGGAATCGGACATCAGCTGGCGCTGA
- a CDS encoding RICIN domain-containing protein, with protein MAISSGFGEAGMVWHVGGNGTADGSPVTIAEYQVGLTGAAVARQRWMFDPVAGKTFVFSIRNPATGKCLARANDTVTSTIVITGCAASARQQWSVPSQATDRGNDRGFRVVSVTGGRCVETGEAEMDPELASAVTPPLQLGPCDDNSFHTWQRWQVRTGVDGCAVRTREWQVLGRMCVAAGENMQGFMSAWRNESLTVGYQKPEEWLLSNTARAYLGIQPIDAQGGNSRGGNVEFGWQADGPARYDGSTAYSAYWLESGNGREEYHAVPGSWDGGVDNGSRTADRQMHTYLLLGTGNAGQWDVLYDYNPVGTTTLQQGGRLRTGEVGMYIRNLNLTKLATPLEYRTQLLTANGQWRRPTVAETATGVQKVCGGPPVYEDFSDGQGNNQPPYCLGLARTTKRDAPQHVEAFHVTKPAPAAATTAPQPATTAPAAAVHNGVDQQRLAACLQRDASRCLTEVPGLQACVAARKVCNLTGRPAATTRAAARPAMTLDQARAAAARTVKAARVPAVAGHFAAVPVLGADTVAARNLPGVRLPADVRADEAVHVVTGDGPVRSLGADPSTTYTGWRLVYQASTGVLLHGCLGAGCTA; from the coding sequence GTGGCCATCAGCAGTGGGTTCGGTGAGGCCGGCATGGTCTGGCACGTCGGCGGGAACGGCACGGCGGACGGCTCACCGGTGACCATCGCCGAGTACCAGGTAGGGCTGACTGGCGCGGCGGTGGCCCGGCAGCGCTGGATGTTCGACCCGGTTGCGGGTAAGACGTTCGTGTTCTCGATACGGAACCCGGCCACGGGAAAATGTCTTGCCCGGGCCAATGACACCGTGACCTCCACCATCGTCATCACCGGCTGCGCCGCTTCGGCTCGTCAACAGTGGTCGGTGCCCTCGCAGGCCACCGACCGCGGCAACGACAGAGGGTTCCGGGTCGTCAGCGTGACCGGCGGTCGGTGCGTCGAGACCGGCGAGGCGGAGATGGACCCGGAGTTGGCGTCGGCGGTCACCCCGCCGTTGCAGCTCGGGCCGTGCGACGACAACTCCTTTCACACCTGGCAGCGGTGGCAGGTGCGCACCGGTGTGGACGGGTGCGCGGTGCGTACCCGGGAGTGGCAGGTGCTCGGCCGGATGTGCGTGGCGGCCGGTGAGAACATGCAGGGCTTCATGTCCGCGTGGCGCAACGAGAGCCTGACTGTCGGCTACCAGAAGCCGGAGGAGTGGCTGCTGAGCAACACCGCCCGCGCGTACCTGGGCATCCAGCCGATCGACGCGCAGGGCGGCAACAGCCGAGGCGGCAACGTCGAGTTTGGTTGGCAGGCCGACGGCCCGGCCCGCTACGACGGCAGCACCGCCTACAGCGCGTACTGGTTGGAGAGCGGTAACGGTCGCGAGGAGTACCACGCCGTGCCGGGCAGCTGGGACGGCGGCGTCGACAACGGCTCCCGCACCGCCGATCGGCAGATGCACACCTACCTGCTGCTGGGCACCGGCAATGCCGGTCAGTGGGACGTGCTCTACGACTACAACCCGGTCGGCACCACGACGCTGCAGCAGGGCGGCCGGCTGCGTACCGGTGAGGTCGGGATGTACATCCGCAACCTGAACCTCACCAAGCTCGCCACGCCGCTGGAGTACCGCACTCAGTTGCTCACCGCCAACGGTCAGTGGCGCCGGCCGACCGTGGCGGAGACGGCCACCGGTGTGCAGAAGGTGTGCGGTGGACCGCCGGTCTACGAGGACTTCAGCGACGGTCAGGGCAACAACCAGCCGCCGTACTGTCTGGGACTCGCTCGGACCACGAAGCGTGACGCGCCGCAGCACGTCGAGGCGTTCCACGTCACCAAGCCCGCCCCCGCTGCGGCCACGACGGCGCCCCAGCCGGCCACGACGGCTCCGGCCGCCGCCGTGCACAACGGGGTGGACCAGCAGAGGCTGGCGGCGTGTCTGCAGCGCGACGCGTCCCGCTGTCTGACGGAGGTGCCAGGGCTGCAGGCGTGCGTGGCCGCTCGCAAGGTCTGCAACCTCACGGGTCGCCCCGCCGCCACCACGCGTGCCGCAGCCCGTCCGGCCATGACGCTCGACCAGGCCCGGGCTGCCGCCGCGCGTACCGTCAAGGCCGCCCGCGTCCCGGCGGTGGCCGGGCATTTCGCGGCGGTCCCGGTCCTCGGGGCCGACACGGTCGCCGCCCGAAACCTGCCCGGGGTACGGCTGCCCGCCGACGTGCGCGCCGACGAAGCCGTACACGTCGTCACCGGCGACGGCCCGGTACGCAGCCTCGGCGCCGACCCGTCGACCACCTACACCGGCTGGCGGCTTGTCTACCAGGCCAGCACGGGCGTGCTGCTGCACGGCTGCCTCGGCGCCGGCTGCACCGCCTGA
- a CDS encoding NucA/NucB deoxyribonuclease domain-containing protein has product MRTTARRGLTTLATALALVVTALPGVAAADSPSAAWTVTSAPPALDPADALRPAPSAALAPIAPSRATLAAPEDDLRRECQNRPEAETRYGWAKDRFLRCWRGNRKVELKKNDSPIPGGGTKLAEVDFDYTLLGVARNGSRQVDFTFTFDKFEPSGGQERNISDLRVEITGCTTQIVCAPNPSAATRTITQWELMDDRSFGATWTTPDNTGEGLLKTISAPVGLNMSIVTTGRPDVRPWSETGMASGATVRFDSAGAKAGKHHGTVFSDVIPTFNLRALAARDGRSGEVMYTVRHIEDALLRPIRTFPSFPFKSPPGRYRADAGLDQRPLHRLFDDAITDKNRAAAGKVCNDVWGDRARDPNLDCDEYPFASTQEGAWTATNQATQPWHGSARLIPSDDNQTAGRAYLSTAFYQANRLLDWDAFYVQP; this is encoded by the coding sequence ATGCGCACCACCGCACGGCGCGGCCTGACCACGCTGGCGACGGCGCTCGCGCTGGTTGTCACCGCCCTACCGGGCGTCGCCGCCGCCGACAGCCCCTCGGCGGCCTGGACGGTGACCAGCGCGCCGCCCGCGCTCGACCCGGCCGACGCGCTACGCCCCGCGCCCAGCGCGGCGCTGGCGCCGATCGCGCCGTCGCGCGCGACCCTAGCCGCCCCGGAGGACGACCTGCGGCGGGAGTGCCAGAACCGGCCGGAGGCCGAGACCAGGTACGGGTGGGCGAAGGACCGCTTCCTGCGCTGCTGGCGGGGCAACCGCAAGGTTGAACTGAAGAAGAACGACAGCCCGATCCCGGGCGGCGGCACCAAGCTCGCCGAGGTCGACTTCGACTACACCCTGCTCGGTGTCGCGCGCAACGGCAGCCGGCAGGTCGACTTCACCTTCACCTTCGACAAGTTCGAGCCGAGTGGCGGCCAGGAACGCAACATCTCCGACCTGCGTGTGGAGATCACCGGCTGCACTACCCAGATCGTCTGCGCCCCCAACCCCAGCGCCGCGACCCGCACCATCACCCAATGGGAACTGATGGACGACCGGAGTTTCGGCGCCACCTGGACCACTCCCGACAACACCGGCGAAGGCCTACTCAAGACGATCTCCGCCCCGGTCGGGCTGAACATGTCGATCGTCACCACCGGGCGCCCCGACGTGCGACCGTGGTCCGAGACCGGCATGGCCAGCGGCGCCACCGTGCGATTCGACTCCGCCGGCGCGAAGGCGGGCAAGCACCACGGCACGGTCTTCTCCGACGTGATACCCACCTTCAACCTCCGGGCGCTCGCCGCGCGCGATGGCCGCAGCGGTGAAGTCATGTACACCGTCCGCCACATCGAGGACGCTCTGCTGCGCCCGATCCGCACCTTCCCATCGTTTCCGTTCAAGAGCCCGCCTGGCCGATACCGAGCGGACGCGGGCTTGGACCAGCGGCCCCTGCACCGCCTATTCGACGACGCGATAACGGACAAGAACCGGGCCGCCGCGGGGAAGGTCTGCAACGACGTGTGGGGCGACCGGGCACGCGACCCCAACCTGGACTGCGACGAGTACCCCTTCGCCAGCACCCAGGAGGGCGCCTGGACGGCGACGAATCAGGCAACCCAGCCGTGGCACGGCTCAGCCCGGCTGATTCCCTCCGACGACAACCAAACCGCCGGCCGCGCGTATCTGAGTACCGCCTTCTATCAGGCCAACCGCCTGCTCGACTGGGACGCCTTCTACGTCCAGCCCTGA
- a CDS encoding glycosyl hydrolase family 18 protein, with the protein MRTRTYQWLGSAVVGLLAAATALVAAPAAHSAAVDDEACRPDGLYRTPGVAAPYCTVYDTEGREKLGNGHSRRVIGYFTSWRTGRNGAPAYLAHQIPWDKVTHVNYAFAHVDAANRISVGDPKAANNPATNMTWPGVAGAEMDPQYAYTGHFNLLNKYKKRHPNVRTLISVGGWAETGGYFDADGKRVDAGGFYRMTTTGSNTVNTAGITTFADSVVTFLRTYGLDGVDIDYEYPTSNNKAGNPLDFAQADAKRAGLNASYQVLMRTLREKLDAAGATDGKHYLLTVAAPASGWLLRGMESHQALQYLDYVNIMSYDLHGSWNHFVGPNAALYDNGDDAELAAGGVYGAYGNIGYLNTDWAYHYFRGAMPSGRINIGVPYYTRGWQGVTGGTNGLWGRAALPDQTKCPPGTGASIGSTTPCGNGAVGIDNLWHDLDDTGREVPAGANPMWHAKNLERGITGDYLSAYGLTPATDPADRIAGSYARNYSSALVAPWLWNAQKNVFLSTEDEQSLGAKADYVVDKGIGGVMIWELAGDYDYDSAKGQYGIGDTLTSLLHDKFTGAPAYGARRASTTLPTRTIAVTATMGGFALGDSNYPINPELRLTNNSGSPIPAGAQLEFDYPTTTPTLTQQSGWALTTVSTGHTGGNAGGLKGVHHRVRLTVPAAIAPGASAEVTLNYQLPIAGPANFTLAFGGQTYALASDFGRGGVAVTPSPSSSGSPGGGACTAPAWAAGTAYSGGARVSYAGHTWSAKWWTQGETPGSAAVWADEGACAAPSPTVSPTGSPTVSPTVSPSPTGGACTAPAWSAATAYSGGAVVSHDGHRWTSRWWTQGDVPGANSQNVWTDNGSC; encoded by the coding sequence TTGCGCACACGGACGTACCAGTGGCTCGGCAGCGCCGTCGTGGGCCTGCTGGCCGCGGCGACGGCGCTGGTCGCGGCCCCCGCCGCGCACTCCGCCGCCGTCGACGACGAGGCGTGCCGGCCCGACGGGCTGTACCGCACCCCGGGCGTGGCGGCGCCGTACTGCACCGTCTACGACACCGAGGGCCGGGAGAAGCTGGGCAACGGCCACTCCCGGCGGGTCATCGGCTACTTCACCAGCTGGCGCACCGGCCGCAACGGCGCACCGGCCTACCTGGCCCACCAGATCCCGTGGGACAAGGTCACCCACGTCAACTACGCGTTCGCCCACGTCGACGCCGCCAACCGGATCTCCGTCGGCGACCCGAAGGCGGCGAACAACCCGGCCACCAACATGACCTGGCCGGGTGTCGCCGGCGCCGAGATGGACCCGCAGTACGCCTACACCGGACACTTCAACCTGCTCAACAAGTACAAGAAGCGGCACCCGAACGTCCGTACGCTGATCAGCGTCGGCGGATGGGCCGAGACCGGCGGCTACTTCGACGCCGATGGCAAGCGGGTCGACGCCGGCGGCTTCTACCGAATGACCACCACCGGCAGCAACACGGTCAACACCGCCGGCATCACCACCTTCGCCGACTCCGTGGTCACCTTCCTGCGCACCTACGGCCTCGACGGCGTGGACATCGACTACGAGTACCCCACCTCGAACAACAAGGCCGGCAACCCGCTGGACTTCGCCCAGGCCGACGCCAAACGCGCCGGACTCAACGCCTCCTACCAGGTGTTGATGCGCACGCTGCGGGAGAAGCTCGACGCCGCCGGCGCCACCGACGGCAAGCACTACCTGCTCACCGTGGCCGCTCCCGCCTCCGGCTGGCTGCTGCGCGGGATGGAGTCGCACCAGGCGTTGCAGTACCTCGACTACGTCAACATCATGTCGTACGACCTGCACGGCTCCTGGAACCACTTCGTCGGCCCCAACGCCGCGCTGTACGACAACGGCGACGACGCCGAACTGGCCGCCGGCGGGGTGTACGGGGCGTACGGCAACATCGGCTACCTCAACACCGACTGGGCGTACCACTACTTCCGCGGCGCGATGCCCAGCGGGCGGATCAACATCGGCGTGCCCTACTACACCCGCGGCTGGCAGGGGGTCACCGGCGGCACCAACGGACTGTGGGGCCGCGCCGCCCTGCCGGACCAGACCAAGTGCCCGCCCGGCACCGGCGCCTCGATCGGCTCCACCACCCCGTGCGGCAACGGCGCCGTCGGCATCGACAACCTGTGGCACGACCTGGACGACACCGGCCGGGAGGTGCCGGCGGGCGCGAACCCGATGTGGCACGCCAAGAACCTGGAGCGGGGCATCACCGGCGACTACCTGTCCGCGTACGGGCTGACCCCGGCCACCGACCCGGCCGACCGGATCGCCGGCAGCTACGCCCGAAACTACTCCTCCGCGCTGGTCGCGCCGTGGCTGTGGAACGCGCAGAAGAACGTCTTCCTGTCCACCGAGGACGAACAGTCCCTCGGCGCGAAGGCCGACTACGTGGTGGACAAGGGCATCGGCGGGGTGATGATCTGGGAACTCGCCGGTGACTACGACTACGACTCCGCCAAGGGCCAGTACGGCATCGGCGACACCCTGACCAGCCTGCTGCACGACAAGTTCACCGGCGCCCCCGCGTACGGGGCACGACGCGCCAGCACCACGCTGCCCACCCGGACGATCGCCGTCACCGCGACGATGGGCGGCTTCGCCCTCGGCGACAGCAACTACCCGATCAACCCGGAGCTGCGGCTGACCAACAACAGCGGCAGCCCCATCCCGGCCGGGGCCCAGCTGGAATTCGACTACCCGACCACCACGCCGACACTGACCCAGCAGTCCGGCTGGGCGCTGACCACGGTCTCCACCGGACACACCGGCGGCAACGCGGGCGGGCTCAAGGGCGTGCACCACCGGGTACGGCTCACCGTGCCGGCCGCCATCGCCCCGGGGGCGTCCGCCGAGGTGACGCTGAACTACCAGCTGCCGATCGCCGGCCCGGCCAACTTCACCCTCGCCTTCGGCGGCCAGACGTACGCGCTGGCCAGCGACTTCGGCCGGGGCGGCGTGGCGGTGACGCCGAGCCCGAGCAGCTCCGGCTCACCGGGCGGCGGCGCCTGCACCGCGCCCGCCTGGGCCGCCGGCACCGCCTACTCCGGCGGCGCGCGGGTCTCGTACGCCGGGCATACCTGGAGCGCGAAGTGGTGGACGCAGGGTGAGACGCCCGGCAGCGCCGCCGTCTGGGCCGACGAGGGCGCCTGCGCCGCGCCGTCGCCGACCGTCTCCCCCACCGGCTCACCGACCGTCTCCCCCACGGTCAGCCCGTCGCCGACCGGTGGGGCGTGCACCGCGCCGGCCTGGTCGGCGGCGACCGCGTACTCCGGCGGGGCGGTGGTCTCCCACGACGGTCACCGGTGGACGTCGCGCTGGTGGACCCAGGGCGACGTGCCAGGGGCGAACAGCCAGAACGTCTGGACCGACAACGGATCCTGCTGA
- a CDS encoding SDR family NAD(P)-dependent oxidoreductase, producing MDRFRLDGKVAVVTGASSGLGVSFARALAEAGADVVLGARRVERLPETGALVEAAGRRYAARATDVSRPEDCEALVATAIEHFGRVDVLVNNAGVGTAVPATRETPEQFRAVVDVNLMGSYWMAQAFARAATGGGAIVNISSVIGLRPGGIPQAAYASSKAGVIGLTRDLAAQWTGRKGIRVNCIAPGFFASEMSDQLQPGTFEMVKAMAPAGRLGEHEELAATLVWLASDASSYVTGATIPVDGGLVMP from the coding sequence ATGGACCGGTTCCGCCTCGACGGGAAGGTCGCCGTGGTGACCGGCGCCTCCTCCGGCCTCGGGGTGTCGTTCGCCCGCGCGCTCGCCGAGGCCGGCGCCGACGTCGTGCTCGGCGCCCGCCGTGTGGAGCGGCTGCCGGAGACCGGTGCGCTGGTCGAGGCCGCCGGCCGCCGGTACGCCGCCCGGGCCACCGACGTGAGCCGGCCCGAGGACTGCGAGGCGCTGGTGGCGACCGCGATCGAGCACTTCGGGCGGGTGGACGTGCTGGTCAACAACGCCGGAGTCGGCACGGCCGTCCCCGCCACCCGGGAGACCCCGGAGCAGTTCCGCGCCGTCGTCGACGTCAACCTGATGGGCAGCTACTGGATGGCCCAGGCGTTCGCCCGGGCGGCCACCGGCGGCGGCGCCATCGTCAACATCTCCAGCGTCATCGGCCTGCGCCCCGGCGGCATCCCGCAGGCCGCGTACGCCTCCAGCAAGGCCGGCGTCATCGGCCTGACCCGGGACCTGGCCGCCCAGTGGACCGGGCGCAAGGGCATCCGGGTCAACTGCATCGCCCCCGGCTTCTTCGCCTCCGAGATGAGCGACCAGCTCCAGCCGGGCACCTTCGAGATGGTCAAGGCGATGGCCCCGGCGGGGCGTCTCGGCGAGCACGAGGAACTCGCCGCCACGCTCGTCTGGCTGGCCAGCGACGCCTCGTCGTACGTGACCGGGGCGACCATCCCCGTCGACGGCGGCCTCGTCATGCCGTGA
- a CDS encoding acyl-CoA dehydrogenase family protein, with protein MDFEPTARAAEHLKRLQEFMDEHVYPAEAVYAAQRAELAAAGNRHHLPAVVEDLKAEARRRGLWNLFLPDVSGLTNVEYAPLAELMGRSIDLAPEATNCAAPDTGNMEILHMFGTAEHKERWLRPLLDGEIRSAFAMTEPDVASSDATNISTRIERDGDSYVINGRKWWTTGIADPRCRIMIVMGKTDPSADTHRQQSMILVPVDTPGVEVVRSLPVFGYHDQHGHGEVVFTDVRVPASHLLGEEGGGFALAQARLGPGRIHHCMRAIGLAERALSLLVRRATSRVAFGQELARQGVVQQQIAESRMAIEQARLLTLKAAWMIDRYGAKNARTEIAAIKVIAPRVALEVVDRAIQVHGGAGVSDDFPLAAMYAGARTLRIADGPDEVHVRDVARREIRRHLESR; from the coding sequence ATGGACTTCGAACCGACCGCCCGAGCCGCCGAGCACCTGAAGCGGCTCCAGGAGTTCATGGACGAGCACGTCTACCCGGCCGAGGCGGTCTACGCCGCGCAGCGCGCCGAACTCGCGGCGGCCGGCAACCGCCACCACCTGCCTGCCGTGGTCGAGGACCTCAAGGCCGAGGCCCGCCGCCGTGGGCTGTGGAACCTCTTCCTGCCCGACGTCTCCGGCCTGACCAACGTGGAGTACGCCCCCCTCGCCGAGCTGATGGGCCGCTCCATCGACCTCGCCCCCGAGGCCACCAACTGCGCGGCGCCGGACACCGGCAACATGGAGATCCTGCACATGTTCGGCACCGCCGAGCACAAGGAACGCTGGCTGCGTCCGCTGCTCGACGGCGAGATCCGCTCCGCCTTCGCGATGACCGAGCCGGACGTGGCCTCCAGCGACGCCACCAACATCTCGACCCGCATCGAGCGCGACGGCGACTCGTACGTGATCAACGGCCGCAAGTGGTGGACCACCGGCATCGCCGACCCCCGCTGCCGGATCATGATCGTGATGGGCAAGACCGACCCGTCGGCCGACACCCACCGGCAGCAGTCGATGATCCTGGTGCCGGTGGACACCCCCGGCGTCGAGGTGGTCCGCTCGCTGCCCGTCTTCGGCTACCACGACCAGCACGGCCACGGCGAGGTGGTCTTCACCGACGTGCGGGTACCCGCGTCGCACCTGCTCGGCGAGGAGGGCGGCGGCTTCGCCCTCGCCCAGGCCCGGCTCGGCCCCGGCCGCATCCACCACTGCATGCGCGCCATCGGCCTGGCCGAACGCGCGCTGAGCCTGCTCGTACGGCGCGCCACCAGCCGGGTCGCCTTCGGGCAGGAACTCGCCCGCCAGGGCGTGGTCCAGCAGCAGATCGCCGAGTCGCGGATGGCCATCGAGCAGGCCCGGCTGCTCACCCTCAAGGCCGCCTGGATGATCGACCGGTACGGCGCGAAGAACGCCCGCACCGAGATCGCCGCCATCAAGGTCATCGCTCCCCGGGTGGCCCTGGAGGTCGTCGACCGGGCGATCCAGGTGCACGGCGGCGCCGGCGTCTCCGACGACTTCCCGCTCGCCGCGATGTACGCCGGGGCCCGTACCCTGCGCATCGCCGACGGGCCGGACGAGGTGCACGTGCGCGACGTGGCCCGGCGCGAGATCCGCCGGCACCTGGAGTCGCGGTGA
- a CDS encoding TetR/AcrR family transcriptional regulator codes for MTAAPTEPISRRRAPRGSARRNIVAAATELFARRGYEATSVQEIVAAAAVTKGALYHWFGSKSELLTSIYRELLAEQTARLREIADGPGPVAERLRAAAADVVAHTAAHVDELTVWARSAHLIDGEHADATRRERRRYHDLFRDLVLEGQSAGVVRTDVSATVITHTFLSALGNTHTWFHPDGPLTFTEVGHQLVALFVGGLRPPEPSASPTPADDRSEPRA; via the coding sequence GTGACCGCAGCACCCACCGAGCCGATCAGCCGGCGGCGCGCGCCGCGCGGGTCGGCCCGGCGCAACATCGTCGCGGCGGCCACCGAGCTGTTCGCCCGGCGTGGCTACGAGGCGACCAGCGTCCAGGAGATCGTCGCGGCGGCGGCGGTCACCAAGGGCGCCCTCTACCACTGGTTCGGCTCGAAGTCGGAGCTGCTCACCAGCATCTACCGGGAGCTGCTCGCGGAGCAGACCGCGCGGCTGCGCGAGATCGCCGACGGCCCCGGGCCGGTCGCGGAACGGCTGCGCGCCGCCGCCGCCGACGTCGTCGCGCACACCGCCGCGCACGTCGACGAGCTGACCGTCTGGGCCCGTTCGGCGCACCTGATCGACGGGGAGCACGCCGACGCCACCCGCCGGGAGCGCCGCCGCTACCACGACCTGTTCCGCGACCTGGTCCTGGAAGGGCAGAGCGCCGGCGTGGTCCGCACCGACGTCTCCGCCACGGTGATCACCCACACCTTCCTCAGCGCCCTGGGCAACACGCACACCTGGTTCCACCCGGACGGGCCGTTGACCTTCACCGAGGTCGGCCACCAGCTCGTCGCGCTCTTCGTCGGCGGCCTGCGGCCACCCGAGCCGTCCGCCTCCCCCACGCCCGCCGACGACCGGTCCGAGCCGCGCGCATGA
- a CDS encoding acyl-CoA carboxylase subunit beta: MSGEPATDPVRPELAEALRRQAGLRDDARAEATAKRHAAGRRTVRENLADLVDDGTWLEYGGLAVAAQRSRRPLADLAQTTPADGVVVGVGRVAGRRVGAVAYDYTVLAGTQGVTGHRKTDRLLDVAAREGLPVVVFAEGGGGRPSDTDHPTVAGLELTTFASLARLPSLRIGIAAGWCFAGNAALLGMCDVTVGVAGASIGMGGPAMVEAAGLGVVAPQDIGPLDVHLASGAVDLPAADDADAVRLARTVLGLADGEPTEERHADQRRLRDVLPESRRRAYDVRAVLRLLFDLDSVLELRERHGRSLVTALARLGGRPVGVIANNPLHRAGAIDATAAGKATRFLRLCERMDLAVVSLCDTPGIMVGPDAERTGLVRAVGDLFAAGASLRTPLATVVLRKAYGLGAMAMAGGSFHSTRLTLAWPTGEVGAMGLEGAVRLAHRRELAAIADDAARERRHDELVALAYERGRALSAAASFELDDVVDPAQTRDRLLAALF, encoded by the coding sequence ATGAGCGGGGAGCCGGCCACCGACCCGGTCCGGCCCGAGCTGGCCGAGGCCCTGCGCCGGCAGGCCGGGTTGCGCGACGACGCCCGCGCCGAGGCGACGGCGAAGCGGCACGCGGCGGGCCGGCGCACCGTACGGGAGAACCTCGCGGACCTCGTCGACGACGGCACCTGGCTGGAGTACGGCGGCCTGGCGGTGGCCGCCCAGCGGTCCCGCCGGCCGCTCGCGGACCTCGCCCAGACGACTCCCGCCGACGGCGTCGTCGTCGGCGTGGGCCGGGTGGCCGGCCGGCGCGTCGGCGCGGTGGCGTACGACTACACCGTCCTCGCCGGCACCCAGGGCGTCACCGGGCACCGCAAGACCGACCGGCTGCTCGACGTCGCCGCGCGCGAAGGACTGCCGGTCGTCGTCTTCGCCGAGGGCGGCGGCGGCCGGCCCAGCGACACCGACCACCCCACCGTGGCGGGCCTGGAGCTGACCACCTTCGCGTCGCTGGCCCGGCTGCCGTCGCTGCGGATCGGGATCGCGGCCGGCTGGTGCTTCGCCGGCAACGCGGCGCTGCTGGGCATGTGCGACGTCACCGTCGGGGTCGCGGGCGCCAGCATCGGCATGGGCGGACCGGCCATGGTGGAGGCGGCCGGGCTCGGCGTCGTCGCCCCGCAGGACATCGGACCGCTCGACGTGCACCTGGCCAGCGGCGCCGTCGACCTGCCCGCGGCCGACGACGCCGACGCGGTGCGGCTGGCCCGCACCGTGCTCGGCCTGGCCGACGGCGAACCCACCGAGGAGCGGCACGCCGACCAGCGGCGGTTGCGCGACGTGCTGCCGGAGAGCCGGCGTCGCGCCTACGACGTGCGCGCCGTGCTGCGGCTGCTGTTCGACCTCGACTCCGTGCTGGAGCTGCGGGAGCGGCACGGCCGGTCCCTGGTGACCGCCCTGGCCCGGCTCGGCGGGCGTCCGGTGGGCGTGATCGCCAACAATCCGCTGCACCGGGCCGGGGCCATCGACGCCACCGCCGCCGGCAAGGCCACCCGGTTCCTGCGGCTGTGCGAGCGGATGGACCTGGCCGTGGTCAGCCTCTGCGACACCCCGGGCATCATGGTCGGCCCGGACGCCGAGCGCACCGGGCTGGTCCGGGCGGTGGGCGACCTGTTCGCCGCCGGCGCGTCGCTGCGCACCCCGCTGGCGACCGTGGTGCTGCGCAAGGCGTACGGGCTCGGCGCGATGGCGATGGCCGGGGGCAGCTTCCACTCCACCCGCCTCACCCTCGCCTGGCCGACCGGCGAGGTGGGCGCGATGGGCCTGGAGGGCGCGGTGCGCCTGGCGCACCGTCGGGAACTGGCCGCCATCGCCGACGACGCCGCGCGCGAACGCCGCCACGACGAGCTGGTCGCGCTCGCCTACGAACGCGGGCGGGCGTTGTCGGCGGCGGCGAGCTTCGAACTCGACGACGTCGTCGACCCGGCGCAGACCCGGGACCGGCTGCTCGCCGCGCTCTTCTGA